The following are encoded together in the Primulina tabacum isolate GXHZ01 chromosome 18, ASM2559414v2, whole genome shotgun sequence genome:
- the LOC142532355 gene encoding uncharacterized protein LOC142532355, producing the protein MKIDPKYLRLVDDLDMFNTYGGRKEVDGSFLFGGFVLPLQILAYEYYPSVAQRFAKRRDVDGLMLPMMFQWVTNTWPSNCAPSDVDVSAAFGDCAIDDCLGCLTPTPEELVSPYYTTGVFVDSAPDAVITRVVELWR; encoded by the exons ATGAAGATCGACcctaaatacttgaggcttgtaGATGATTTGGATATGTTTAACACTTATGGG GGTCGGAAAGAAGTTGATGGCAGCTTTCTTTTCGGTGGTTTTGTTCTGCCTCTGCAG ATCCTCGCTTATGAATATTATCCGAGCGTAGCACAAAGGTTTGCAAAGAGAAGAGATGTGGACGGTTTGATGTTGCCCATGATGTTTCAGTGGGTGACTAACACGTGGCCCTCAAACTGTGCCCCATCTGATGTTGATGTCAGTGCAGCCTTTGGTGACTGTGCTATAGAT gATTGTCTTGGATGTTTGACTCCTACTCCTGAGGAGCTCGTTTCACCGTATTATACGACCGGGGTTTTTGTTGATTCTGCGCCCGATGCGGTCATCACTCGGGTAGTCGAGCTGTGGAGGTAG
- the LOC142533724 gene encoding uncharacterized protein LOC142533724 codes for MLLVQVILLSISSISAAATNLPSRNQDIVVAIEEMQKANYFTFVTLINMAPPDLFQSNITFLMPNDRILSRTNIPETSLVDLLLRQSIPSPLLFEHLEHFPTGSMIPTSRPGYVFKVNNDGRERFYLNNVRIISPNVCTKGSSIRCHGVDGVVQPTSLSPQSSTQPVLSCPNSTGHPVVSAPPFPVATVAAPPPSAPTSSSPKTCNATSSVDLLITLLMFMVETWLFCRV; via the coding sequence ATGTTGCTTGTTCAAGTTATACTGTTATCCATCTCATCTATATCAGCGGCGGCAACAAATCTTCCTTCAAGAAACCAAGATATTGTTGTAGCAATAGAAGAGATGCAGAAAGCCAATTACTTCACTTTTGTCACCCTCATTAACATGGCCCCTCCCGACCTATTTCAGTCCAACATCACTTTCTTGATGCCTAACGATCGGATCTTGTCGAGAACCAATATACCTGAAACCTCCCTTGTTGATCTATTGCTCCGTCAATCCATCCCGTCGCCTCTGCTTTTCGAGCACCTCGAGCATTTCCCAACTGGCTCCATGATCCCAACGTCGAGGCCCGGTTATGTTTTCAAGGTCAATAATGATGGGAGGGAGCGGTTTTATCTCAACAATGTGAGAATCATTAGTCCTAACGTATGCACCAAAGGGTCTTCAATAAGATGCCATGGTGTAGATGGAGTGGTGCAGCCTACTTCGCTATCCCCTCAGTCGAGTACACAACCGGTACTCTCTTGCCCGAATAGCACGGGTCATCCGGTGGTCTCAGCCCCTCCATTTCCGGTCGCGACGGTAGCCGCACCACCGCCATCTGCTCCTACATCAAGTTCTCCTAAGACATGCAATGCTACAAGTTCTGTTGATTTGTTAATTACATTGCTGATGTTTATGGTGGAAACATGGTTGTTTTGTAGAGTTTAA